A single region of the Pseudomonas mandelii genome encodes:
- a CDS encoding S24 family peptidase, with the protein MKKNTSGPRFKALLEKAKITTTGFAAFFDTEPQNIHNWYTRGVPAYRMEEVSRLLSVNSDWLKTGEGPQDSKHLRLLDEAGNTFDAQAIRGIYTVVEPTDVKLPLFKEIPIAPGSCKTHVAEDPGQFIRLPKSHLDSLEIKYTDVFCVHMIGNGMGERIEDGSTLAIDRGLTKVIDGEIYAIEHDGMLRIKYLHRMPGNALRLRSYNKAEHPDEIFNAEQIDKQNIRVLGWVFWWSTLNKRRPAVPFL; encoded by the coding sequence ATGAAAAAGAACACTAGCGGCCCACGGTTTAAAGCGCTCCTCGAAAAAGCGAAAATAACGACGACAGGATTTGCCGCTTTCTTCGACACGGAGCCGCAAAATATCCATAACTGGTACACCCGCGGTGTGCCCGCCTACCGCATGGAAGAGGTCTCCAGATTACTCTCGGTAAACAGTGACTGGCTCAAAACAGGTGAAGGCCCACAAGACTCCAAACACCTGCGCCTTCTCGACGAGGCCGGCAACACCTTCGACGCCCAGGCCATTCGCGGCATCTACACGGTGGTCGAGCCCACCGACGTCAAACTGCCCCTCTTCAAGGAAATCCCCATCGCCCCGGGGTCCTGTAAAACCCACGTCGCCGAAGACCCCGGCCAATTCATCCGCCTGCCCAAAAGCCACCTCGACTCCCTGGAAATCAAATACACGGATGTCTTCTGCGTCCACATGATCGGCAACGGCATGGGCGAGCGCATTGAGGACGGCTCCACCCTGGCCATCGACCGCGGACTGACCAAAGTGATTGACGGGGAAATCTATGCCATCGAGCACGACGGGATGCTGCGAATCAAATACCTGCACCGGATGCCCGGCAACGCCCTGCGGCTGCGCAGCTACAACAAAGCTGAACACCCGGATGAAATCTTCAATGCCGAGCAGATTGATAAGCAGAACATCAGGGTGCTGGGCTGGGTGTTCTGGTGGTCGACCCTGAACAAACGGCGGCCGGCGGTGCCGTTTTTGTAG
- the ppa gene encoding inorganic diphosphatase: MSYSKIPAGKDLPNDIYVAIEIPANHAPIKYEIDKDSDCLFVDRFMATPMFYPANYGYIPNTLADDGDPLDVLVVTPYPVAPGSVIRARPVGILNMTDDGGGDAKVIAVPHDKLSQLYVDVKEYTDLPPLLIQQIEHFFANYKDLEKGKWVKIEGWAGADAARDAITKSVAAYKG; encoded by the coding sequence ATGAGCTACAGCAAGATTCCGGCTGGCAAAGACCTGCCGAACGACATCTACGTCGCGATCGAGATCCCGGCCAACCACGCGCCGATCAAGTACGAAATCGACAAAGACAGCGATTGCCTGTTCGTTGACCGTTTCATGGCCACCCCGATGTTCTACCCGGCCAACTACGGTTACATCCCGAACACCCTGGCCGACGACGGTGACCCCCTCGACGTGCTGGTCGTTACCCCTTACCCGGTAGCGCCAGGCTCGGTGATCCGCGCTCGTCCGGTCGGCATCCTGAACATGACCGACGACGGCGGCGGCGATGCCAAAGTCATCGCAGTCCCACACGACAAGCTGTCCCAGCTGTACGTCGACGTCAAGGAATACACCGACCTGCCACCCCTGCTGATTCAGCAGATCGAGCACTTCTTCGCGAACTACAAAGATCTCGAAAAAGGCAAATGGGTGAAAATCGAAGGCTGGGCCGGTGCAGATGCCGCTCGCGACGCCATCACCAAGTCGGTTGCAGCCTACAAAGGCTGA
- a CDS encoding M90 family metallopeptidase, producing the protein MWSLSAWRRRRILARHPIDDDVWQRVRHHLSFLDGISAAEDQWLREACVLFLEDKHLTALPGVELHQEQRLLLAAQAQLPLLHLGDLNWYQGFHEIVLYPDDFLSPQRHRDASGVEHEWDGEHSGEAWQQGPIILAWPGVMASGGWEGYNLVIHELAHKLDMLNGDANGLPPLHPDMRVSEWAKVMQHAYDDLNRHLDRNPDAETAIDPYAAENPAEFFAVTSEYFFSAPDLLHEAYPQVYEQLKLFYRQDPLARLRQLLAENPVYQAHD; encoded by the coding sequence ATGTGGTCCCTGAGCGCCTGGCGTCGCCGGCGCATCCTGGCCAGACACCCGATTGACGACGACGTGTGGCAGCGGGTGCGCCATCACTTGAGTTTTCTTGACGGCATCAGCGCCGCCGAAGACCAATGGCTGCGTGAAGCCTGCGTGCTGTTCCTGGAAGATAAACACCTGACCGCCCTGCCCGGCGTCGAACTCCATCAGGAACAACGCCTGTTGCTCGCCGCTCAAGCGCAACTGCCACTGCTGCACTTGGGCGATCTGAACTGGTATCAGGGTTTCCACGAAATCGTCCTCTACCCCGACGACTTCCTCAGCCCCCAACGGCATCGCGATGCCAGCGGTGTCGAACACGAGTGGGACGGCGAACACAGCGGCGAAGCCTGGCAGCAAGGCCCGATCATCCTTGCCTGGCCCGGTGTGATGGCCAGCGGCGGCTGGGAAGGCTACAACCTGGTGATCCACGAGCTCGCGCACAAACTCGACATGCTCAACGGCGACGCCAACGGCTTGCCGCCGCTGCACCCCGACATGCGGGTCAGCGAGTGGGCCAAGGTCATGCAACACGCCTACGACGACCTCAATCGGCACCTTGACCGCAATCCGGACGCCGAAACGGCCATCGATCCCTATGCGGCGGAAAACCCCGCCGAATTCTTCGCCGTCACCAGCGAATACTTCTTCAGCGCCCCGGATTTGCTGCACGAGGCGTATCCTCAGGTCTATGAGCAACTGAAGCTGTTTTACCGCCAGGACCCGCTGGCCCGGCTGCGGCAACTTCTGGCCGAGAACCCGGTCTATCAAGCACACGACTAG
- a CDS encoding DedA family protein encodes MDFNPIDLILHLDVYLDLLVNNYGPWIYAILFLVIFCETGLVVMPFLPGDSLLFIAGAVAAGGGMDPVLLGGLLMLAAILGDSTNYVIGRTAGERLFSNPNSKIFRRDYLQQTHDFYDKHGGKTVTLARFLPIIRTFAPFVAGVAKMPYPRFFAFSVLGTILWVGGLVTLGYFFGNVPFIKKNLSLLVVAIILLSLVPMIIGVVRSRFGNAASKTQSR; translated from the coding sequence ATGGATTTCAACCCGATCGACCTTATCCTGCATCTCGATGTTTATCTCGATTTGCTGGTGAACAACTACGGGCCATGGATCTACGCCATCCTGTTTCTGGTGATCTTCTGCGAAACCGGTCTGGTGGTGATGCCCTTCCTGCCGGGCGATTCGCTGCTGTTCATCGCGGGCGCCGTTGCGGCCGGCGGCGGCATGGACCCGGTGTTGCTGGGCGGTTTGCTGATGCTCGCAGCGATCCTCGGTGACAGCACCAACTATGTCATCGGCCGAACAGCGGGCGAACGCCTGTTCAGCAACCCGAACTCGAAAATCTTCCGTCGCGACTACCTGCAACAGACCCACGATTTCTATGACAAGCACGGTGGCAAGACCGTGACCTTGGCGCGCTTCCTGCCGATCATCCGCACTTTTGCACCGTTCGTCGCCGGCGTCGCCAAAATGCCTTACCCGCGTTTCTTTGCCTTCAGTGTGCTCGGCACCATTCTGTGGGTCGGCGGTCTGGTGACCCTGGGTTACTTCTTCGGCAACGTGCCGTTCATCAAGAAAAACCTTTCGCTGCTGGTGGTGGCCATCATCCTGCTGTCGCTGGTACCGATGATCATCGGCGTGGTCCGCAGCCGTTTCGGCAACGCCGCGTCCAAAACCCAATCGCGCTGA
- a CDS encoding GNAT family N-acetyltransferase: MRIIQATLEHLDLLTPLFVKYREFYGSLAYPDSSRAFLEKRLRRKESVIYLALADDKDKLMGFCQLYPSFSSLSLKRVWILNDIYVAEDARRQLVADNLIRTAKKMAKETNAVRMRVSTSSNNEVAQKTYESIGFKEDTEFKNYVLPISDEL, encoded by the coding sequence ATGCGGATTATTCAAGCGACCCTCGAACACCTGGACCTGCTGACCCCGTTGTTCGTCAAATATCGCGAGTTTTATGGCTCCCTTGCTTATCCAGACTCCTCCCGGGCATTCCTTGAAAAACGTCTGCGCCGCAAGGAATCGGTGATCTATCTGGCGCTGGCCGATGACAAAGACAAGCTGATGGGTTTCTGTCAGTTGTACCCGAGCTTTTCGTCCCTTTCGCTCAAGCGCGTGTGGATCCTCAACGACATCTATGTCGCCGAAGACGCCCGCCGCCAGCTGGTGGCCGACAACCTGATTCGCACCGCGAAGAAAATGGCCAAGGAGACCAATGCCGTGCGCATGCGCGTTTCCACCAGCAGCAATAACGAAGTGGCGCAGAAAACCTACGAATCCATCGGGTTCAAGGAAGACACCGAGTTCAAGAACTACGTATTGCCGATCAGCGACGAGCTCTGA
- the eutC gene encoding ethanolamine ammonia-lyase subunit EutC, with translation MDKPPVDPENPLLELRRLTPARIALGRTGTSMPTSAQLDFQYAHAQARDAVHLPFDHAGLSSQLAEVGRESLLLHSAATNRDSYLQRPDLGRKLSDESAQTLREYAQANPGGVDLVIVVADGLSALAVHRHTLPFLARMQEQIEAEGWSVSPVVLVEQGRVAVADEIGELLGAKMVVILIGERPGLSSPDSLGLYFTYNPKVGLTDAYRNCISNVRLEGLSYAMAAHRLLYLMREACRRQLSGVNLKDEAQVQTLESDAGADMKGNFLLSPPND, from the coding sequence ATGGATAAACCACCTGTTGACCCAGAGAATCCGTTGCTGGAACTGCGTCGCCTGACCCCGGCGCGGATTGCCCTGGGCCGCACCGGCACCAGCATGCCGACCAGCGCGCAACTGGATTTCCAGTACGCCCACGCACAAGCCCGGGACGCGGTGCACTTGCCGTTCGATCATGCCGGCCTCAGCTCGCAACTGGCCGAGGTCGGGCGCGAGAGTTTGCTGCTGCACAGTGCCGCCACGAACCGGGACAGTTACTTGCAGCGGCCCGATCTTGGGCGAAAGTTGAGCGATGAATCGGCGCAGACCCTGCGCGAATACGCGCAGGCGAACCCGGGTGGCGTGGACCTGGTGATCGTGGTCGCCGATGGCTTGTCGGCGCTGGCCGTTCATCGCCATACCTTGCCGTTTCTGGCGCGGATGCAGGAGCAAATCGAGGCTGAAGGCTGGTCCGTTTCACCGGTGGTGCTGGTGGAACAAGGGCGGGTCGCGGTGGCCGACGAGATTGGCGAACTGCTCGGCGCAAAAATGGTGGTGATCCTGATCGGTGAACGCCCGGGTCTCAGTTCGCCGGACAGCCTGGGGTTATATTTCACCTACAATCCAAAGGTCGGGCTGACGGACGCCTACCGCAACTGCATCTCCAATGTCCGGCTCGAGGGCCTGAGCTACGCAATGGCGGCACACCGCTTGCTGTACCTGATGCGCGAGGCTTGCCGCCGCCAGTTGTCGGGGGTCAATCTGAAGGACGAAGCCCAGGTTCAGACGCTGGAGTCGGACGCAGGTGCGGACATGAAAGGTAATTTCCTACTGAGCCCGCCGAATGACTGA
- a CDS encoding ethanolamine ammonia-lyase subunit EutB, whose translation MASFAHTVGALTFRFDSLKDVMAKASPARSGDFLAGVAALNDGERVAAQMALADIPLTHFLQEVLIPYEADEVTRLIIDTHDKHAFMAVSHLTVGGFRDWLLSDAADEQSLRALAPGLTPEMVAAVSKIMRVQDLVLVAQKIRVVTKFRGTMGLRGRLSTRLQPNHPTDEPAGIAASILDGLLYGNGDAMIGINPATDSIASICAMLEMLDAIIQRYEIPTQACVLTHVTTSIEAINRGVPLDLVFQSIAGTEAANASFGINLNVLQEGYDAGLSLNRGTLGQNLMYFETGQGSALSANAHHGIDQQTCETRAYAVARHFKPFLVNTVVGFIGPEYLYNGKQIIRAGLEDHFCGKLLGVPMGCDICYTNHAEADQDDMDTLLTLLGVAGINFIMGIPGSDDIMLNYQTTSFHDALYARQTLGLKPAPEFEQWLARMGILTQADGKIHFGDSLPPAFRQAMAQLG comes from the coding sequence ATGGCAAGTTTTGCTCACACGGTCGGCGCCCTGACCTTCCGTTTCGACAGCCTCAAGGACGTTATGGCCAAGGCCAGTCCGGCGCGCTCCGGGGATTTTCTGGCCGGCGTCGCCGCCCTCAACGATGGTGAGCGCGTAGCGGCGCAAATGGCCCTGGCTGACATTCCGCTGACTCACTTCCTGCAGGAAGTACTGATTCCCTATGAGGCTGATGAGGTCACCCGACTGATCATCGACACTCATGACAAACATGCGTTCATGGCCGTCAGCCACCTCACCGTCGGCGGCTTCCGCGACTGGCTGCTGAGCGACGCGGCCGATGAACAGAGCCTGCGCGCCCTGGCGCCCGGGCTGACCCCGGAGATGGTCGCCGCTGTCTCCAAGATCATGCGTGTGCAGGATCTGGTGCTGGTGGCGCAGAAAATCCGCGTGGTCACGAAATTCCGCGGCACGATGGGCTTGCGCGGGCGTTTATCCACGCGCCTGCAACCCAACCACCCCACCGACGAACCGGCCGGCATTGCGGCGAGCATTCTCGACGGCCTGCTGTATGGAAACGGGGACGCGATGATCGGCATCAATCCGGCCACCGACAGCATCGCGTCGATCTGCGCCATGCTGGAAATGCTCGACGCAATCATTCAGCGCTACGAAATCCCGACCCAGGCCTGTGTGCTGACCCACGTCACCACCTCCATCGAGGCGATCAATCGCGGGGTTCCGCTGGACCTGGTGTTCCAGTCGATCGCCGGCACCGAAGCGGCCAACGCCAGTTTCGGCATCAACCTGAATGTCCTGCAGGAAGGTTACGACGCAGGGCTGAGCTTGAATCGCGGCACCCTGGGCCAGAACCTGATGTATTTCGAGACCGGCCAGGGCAGTGCCCTGTCAGCCAACGCCCACCACGGCATCGATCAACAGACCTGCGAGACCCGTGCCTACGCTGTGGCGCGTCATTTCAAGCCGTTTTTGGTCAACACCGTCGTAGGATTCATCGGCCCGGAATACCTCTACAACGGTAAACAGATCATCCGCGCCGGCCTTGAAGATCACTTCTGCGGCAAGCTGCTCGGCGTACCGATGGGCTGCGACATCTGCTACACCAACCACGCCGAAGCCGATCAGGACGACATGGACACGTTGCTGACCCTGCTGGGCGTCGCCGGGATCAACTTCATCATGGGCATCCCCGGCTCCGATGACATCATGCTCAACTACCAGACCACCTCGTTCCACGACGCCCTTTACGCCCGCCAGACCCTGGGCCTGAAACCGGCGCCGGAGTTCGAACAATGGCTGGCGAGAATGGGCATCCTGACCCAGGCGGATGGCAAGATTCACTTCGGCGACAGCCTGCCGCCGGCCTTCCGTCAAGCCATGGCGCAATTGGGATGA
- the eat gene encoding ethanolamine permease, protein MPSDQASVQPATSSVDFEKVGSDYFQQRELKKGAAGWVLLVGLGVAYVISGDYAGWNFGLAQGGWGGMFLATLLMATMYLCMCFSLAELSSMIPTAGGGYGFARSAFGPWGGFLTGTAILIEYAIAPAAIAVFIGAYCESLFGIGGWMIYLAFYIIFIAIHIFGVGEALKLMFVITAIAALALGVFLVSMVPHFDVANLLDIPVTDAKGASSFLPFGYVGVWAAIPYAIWFFLAVEGVPLAAEETKNPKRDLPRGLIGAMLVLVSFALLILVIGPGGAGANALLTSGNPLVEALSKAYGGSTWMGHFVNLVGLAGLIASFFSIIYAYSRQIFALSRAGYLPRKLSETNKSKAPVLALIIPGIIGFGLSLTGQGDLLILVAVFGATISYVLMMAAHITLRIRRPKMDRPYRTPGGIFTSGVALVLACIAVVAGFLVDPRVVIGAAIIYGVLIAYFAFYSRHHLVAGTPEEEFAAIQNAEKALH, encoded by the coding sequence ATGCCTAGCGATCAAGCCAGCGTGCAGCCGGCTACCTCCTCGGTCGACTTTGAAAAAGTCGGCTCCGACTATTTCCAACAACGGGAACTGAAAAAAGGTGCAGCAGGCTGGGTCCTGCTGGTGGGTCTGGGCGTGGCCTACGTCATCTCCGGCGATTACGCGGGTTGGAACTTCGGCCTGGCCCAGGGTGGCTGGGGCGGCATGTTTCTCGCTACGTTACTGATGGCGACCATGTACCTGTGCATGTGCTTCTCCTTGGCGGAACTGTCGTCGATGATCCCTACCGCGGGTGGCGGCTATGGTTTTGCCCGTAGCGCATTCGGACCGTGGGGCGGTTTTCTGACCGGCACCGCGATCCTGATCGAATACGCCATCGCTCCGGCGGCGATCGCGGTGTTTATCGGCGCCTATTGCGAGTCACTGTTCGGCATTGGTGGCTGGATGATTTACCTGGCGTTCTACATCATCTTTATCGCCATTCACATTTTCGGGGTCGGCGAAGCCCTGAAACTGATGTTCGTTATCACCGCCATCGCCGCGCTGGCATTGGGCGTGTTCCTGGTGTCGATGGTGCCGCACTTCGACGTCGCCAATCTCCTCGACATCCCGGTGACTGACGCCAAGGGCGCCAGCAGCTTCCTGCCTTTCGGCTACGTCGGCGTGTGGGCGGCAATTCCTTACGCGATCTGGTTCTTCCTCGCTGTCGAAGGCGTGCCGTTGGCAGCAGAAGAAACCAAAAACCCGAAACGCGACCTGCCCCGCGGCTTGATCGGCGCCATGCTGGTGCTGGTGAGCTTTGCCCTGCTGATTCTGGTCATCGGCCCGGGCGGTGCGGGCGCCAATGCACTGCTGACCTCGGGCAATCCGTTGGTCGAAGCATTGAGCAAGGCCTATGGCGGCTCGACCTGGATGGGCCACTTCGTCAATCTGGTGGGCCTGGCCGGGCTGATTGCCAGTTTCTTCTCGATCATCTACGCCTATTCGCGACAGATCTTCGCACTGTCCCGCGCCGGCTACCTGCCGCGCAAACTGTCAGAAACCAACAAGAGCAAGGCGCCCGTACTGGCTCTGATTATCCCCGGCATCATCGGATTCGGCTTGTCACTGACCGGTCAGGGTGACTTGCTGATTCTGGTAGCGGTGTTCGGTGCGACCATTTCCTACGTCCTGATGATGGCGGCGCACATCACTCTGCGCATTCGACGCCCCAAAATGGATCGGCCCTATCGCACGCCCGGCGGTATTTTCACCTCCGGTGTAGCGTTGGTGCTGGCTTGCATCGCCGTAGTAGCGGGTTTTCTGGTAGACCCACGCGTAGTGATTGGCGCTGCGATCATCTATGGAGTGTTAATTGCTTACTTTGCTTTCTACAGTCGGCATCACTTGGTAGCAGGCACGCCCGAAGAAGAATTCGCGGCCATTCAGAACGCTGAAAAAGCCCTGCACTAA
- the exaC gene encoding acetaldehyde dehydrogenase ExaC, which produces MRYAHPGTEGAIVSFKSKYGNYIGGEFVAPVKGQYFTNTSPVNGQSIAEFPRSTAEDIDKALDAAHAAADAWGATSAQARSLVLLKIADRIEQNLEVLAITESWDNGKAVRETLNADIPLAADHFRYFAGCIRAQEGSAAEIDGNTVAYHIHEPLGVVGQIIPWNFPILMAAWKLAPALAAGNCVVLKPAEQTPLGITVLMELIGDLLPPGVLNVVQGFGKEAGEALATSKRIAKIAFTGSTPVGSHIMKCAAENIIPSTVELGGKSPNIFFEDIMKAEPSFIEKAAEGLVLAFFNQGEVCTCPSRALVQESIYDDFMKVVMKKVLSIKRGDPLDTDTMVGAQASEQQFDKILSYLEIAKGEGAELLTGGKVEKLEGNLATGYYIQPTLLKGTNKMRVFQEEIFGPVVSITTFKDEAEALAIANDTEFGLGAGLWTRDINRAYRMGRAIKAGRVWTNCYHLYPAHAAFGGYKKSGVGRETHKMMLDHYQQTKNLLVSYDINPLGFF; this is translated from the coding sequence ATGCGTTACGCTCACCCCGGTACTGAAGGCGCTATCGTTTCGTTCAAGAGCAAATACGGTAACTACATCGGCGGCGAGTTCGTCGCGCCTGTCAAAGGTCAGTACTTCACCAATACCTCGCCCGTGAATGGCCAATCAATTGCCGAATTCCCGCGCTCCACGGCCGAAGACATCGACAAAGCCCTGGACGCCGCCCACGCCGCTGCCGATGCCTGGGGCGCCACGTCCGCCCAGGCGCGTTCGCTGGTGCTGCTGAAAATCGCCGACCGCATTGAACAGAACCTGGAAGTCCTGGCAATCACCGAATCCTGGGACAATGGCAAAGCCGTGCGTGAAACCCTCAACGCCGACATCCCGCTGGCCGCCGACCATTTCCGCTACTTCGCCGGTTGCATCCGCGCCCAGGAAGGCAGCGCCGCCGAGATCGATGGCAACACCGTGGCCTATCACATCCACGAACCGCTGGGCGTGGTCGGGCAGATCATCCCGTGGAACTTCCCGATCCTGATGGCCGCCTGGAAACTCGCCCCGGCCCTGGCCGCCGGTAACTGCGTGGTGCTCAAGCCTGCCGAGCAAACCCCGCTGGGCATCACCGTGCTGATGGAGCTGATCGGCGACCTGCTGCCGCCCGGCGTGCTGAACGTCGTTCAAGGCTTCGGCAAAGAAGCCGGCGAAGCCCTGGCCACCAGCAAACGCATCGCCAAGATCGCCTTCACCGGCTCGACCCCGGTCGGCTCGCACATCATGAAATGCGCCGCCGAAAACATCATTCCGTCCACCGTGGAGCTGGGTGGCAAGTCGCCGAACATCTTCTTCGAAGACATCATGAAGGCCGAACCTTCCTTCATCGAAAAAGCCGCTGAAGGCCTGGTGCTGGCGTTCTTCAACCAGGGCGAAGTCTGCACCTGCCCTTCCCGCGCGCTGGTGCAGGAGTCGATCTACGACGACTTCATGAAAGTCGTGATGAAGAAAGTGCTGTCGATCAAACGTGGCGATCCGCTGGACACCGACACCATGGTTGGCGCCCAGGCGTCCGAGCAGCAATTCGACAAAATCCTGTCGTACCTGGAAATCGCCAAGGGCGAAGGCGCCGAGCTGCTGACCGGCGGCAAGGTGGAAAAACTCGAGGGCAACCTGGCGACCGGGTATTACATCCAGCCGACCCTGCTCAAGGGCACCAACAAAATGCGCGTGTTCCAGGAAGAAATCTTTGGCCCGGTGGTGAGCATCACCACCTTCAAGGACGAAGCCGAAGCCCTGGCCATCGCCAACGACACCGAGTTCGGCCTGGGTGCCGGCCTCTGGACCCGCGACATCAACCGCGCCTACCGCATGGGCCGAGCGATCAAGGCCGGTCGTGTGTGGACCAACTGCTACCACCTGTACCCGGCGCATGCCGCGTTCGGTGGTTACAAGAAGTCCGGCGTCGGCCGTGAAACTCACAAGATGATGCTCGATCACTATCAGCAGACCAAAAACCTGCTGGTGAGCTACGACATCAATCCGTTGGGCTTCTTCTAA
- a CDS encoding sigma-54-dependent Fis family transcriptional regulator, which yields MHDNHLSRHAQQVLTVTQGKSHLHGPGSDPSIARSWLRCLEDYHLDPALTMAPTVLEHGRVLESRERLQQVLHIAGSEMTSLHQQLSGAGHAVLLTDARGVILNCVTAPAERKIFERAGLWLGADWSEACEGTNGIGTCLVERQSLTIHQDEHFRGRHTGLTCSASPVFDPHGELLAVLDVSSARHEVSRQSQFHTMALVNLSAKMIESCYFLRYFDNQWLLRFHLQAESVGLFSEGLLAFDGEGRISAVNQSALNLLGHIRGGLLGKPVEAFFDCSLDDLLGRASVNASASWPLRTRDGRSLFAVLRGQPRSIPVPVVPGPTIAERPRLSGICLGDAALQEDFRKSLRVFERDVPLLINGETGSGKEAFAKAVHQASQRADKAFVALNCAAIPESLIESELFGYRGGSFTGARKEGMRGKLQQADGGTLFLDEIGDMPLALQTRLLRVLEDRQVVPIGGEPESVNVRIISATHRHLLERVQDGSFREDLYYRLNGLEIALPALRERSDKSQLLDFLLAEEAGAETVLIDEPARQALLGFAWPGNVRQLRNVLRTLAALCDDGRIGLEDLPVMIRQVRPVPVVAVEETSEHPLDDAERLALLNALEQTRWHMTHTAEQLGVSRNTLYRKLRKHGIAR from the coding sequence ATGCACGACAATCATTTGAGTCGCCATGCCCAACAAGTCTTGACCGTCACCCAGGGCAAATCCCACCTGCACGGTCCTGGCAGCGACCCGTCCATCGCACGTTCATGGCTGCGCTGCCTTGAGGATTATCACCTCGACCCGGCCCTGACGATGGCGCCCACTGTGCTGGAACACGGCCGGGTGCTGGAAAGCCGCGAACGCTTGCAGCAAGTGCTGCACATCGCCGGCAGCGAAATGACCAGTCTGCATCAGCAACTTTCCGGCGCCGGCCACGCCGTGCTGCTCACCGACGCCCGTGGGGTGATCCTCAACTGCGTCACCGCACCCGCCGAACGGAAAATCTTCGAGCGCGCCGGCCTGTGGCTTGGCGCCGACTGGAGCGAAGCCTGCGAAGGCACCAACGGCATCGGCACCTGCCTGGTGGAGCGCCAGTCGCTGACCATTCACCAGGATGAACACTTTCGCGGCCGCCACACCGGCCTGACGTGCTCGGCGAGCCCGGTGTTCGACCCTCACGGCGAGCTGCTGGCGGTTCTCGATGTGTCCTCGGCGCGTCACGAAGTCTCACGTCAAAGCCAGTTCCACACCATGGCCCTGGTCAATCTCTCGGCGAAGATGATCGAGAGCTGCTATTTCCTGCGCTACTTCGACAATCAATGGTTGCTGCGCTTTCACCTGCAAGCCGAATCCGTCGGGCTGTTCAGCGAAGGCTTGCTGGCGTTCGACGGGGAAGGGCGGATCAGCGCGGTCAACCAGAGTGCGCTGAACTTGCTGGGGCATATTCGCGGTGGATTGCTGGGCAAGCCGGTGGAGGCGTTTTTCGATTGCTCGCTGGATGACTTGCTCGGCCGCGCCAGTGTCAACGCCAGCGCCAGTTGGCCGTTGCGCACCCGTGATGGGCGGAGTCTGTTTGCCGTGTTGCGCGGGCAGCCGCGCAGCATTCCGGTGCCGGTGGTGCCAGGTCCGACAATTGCCGAGCGTCCGCGCCTGTCGGGCATCTGCCTGGGCGATGCCGCGTTGCAGGAAGATTTCCGCAAATCCTTGAGAGTTTTCGAGCGAGACGTGCCGCTGTTGATCAATGGCGAAACCGGTTCCGGCAAAGAAGCCTTTGCCAAAGCCGTGCATCAGGCCAGCCAGCGGGCCGACAAGGCCTTCGTCGCCCTGAACTGCGCGGCGATCCCTGAAAGCCTGATCGAGAGCGAACTGTTTGGTTATCGCGGCGGCAGCTTTACCGGCGCGCGCAAGGAAGGCATGCGCGGCAAGTTGCAGCAGGCGGACGGCGGCACACTGTTCCTCGATGAAATCGGCGACATGCCGTTGGCGTTGCAAACCCGGCTATTAAGGGTGCTGGAAGATCGTCAGGTGGTGCCGATTGGCGGCGAGCCAGAGTCGGTCAATGTGCGGATCATCAGCGCCACTCACCGCCATTTACTGGAGCGGGTGCAGGACGGCAGCTTCCGCGAGGATTTGTATTACCGGCTCAATGGGCTGGAGATCGCATTGCCGGCGTTGCGTGAGCGAAGTGATAAATCGCAGTTGCTTGATTTTCTGCTGGCCGAGGAAGCGGGCGCAGAGACGGTGCTGATCGATGAGCCGGCCCGGCAAGCCTTGCTGGGTTTCGCCTGGCCGGGGAACGTGCGGCAGTTGCGCAATGTGCTGCGCACCTTGGCGGCGTTGTGTGACGACGGGCGGATCGGGCTGGAGGATTTGCCGGTGATGATTCGTCAGGTTCGACCGGTGCCGGTTGTGGCCGTTGAAGAGACTTCCGAACATCCGCTGGACGATGCCGAGCGGCTGGCGTTGCTCAATGCGCTGGAGCAGACCCGTTGGCACATGACCCATACCGCCGAGCAGCTCGGCGTCAGCCGTAACACCCTCTATCGAAAACTGCGCAAACACGGCATCGCCCGCTAG